The sequence CAACCCACGAGGCCCAGACCAAGAACTGCAGCCGCGGAACCAGCAAAGCCCAGGAACTGCCTTCTGCTCATTTCGTTCTTCATTACAATCCACCCTTTCACACCGTGGCGGCACCCTTTGCCGCCGCCTTCGGAGATTGGCTCGGGGACTTTGCCCCTTTTGCTGATTTGAACGATACGCTATTTGGCTAGTTGTTTGAACAAGTATTACTAGAGCGGTAGAAAAACTTCGGTGAACGGTAATTTCAACTTGATACTTGACAAGTTTTGTATAAACAATTATTTGTTATCTAATGCAGAGAAAACGCCCGGTCAAGCCGATGTACCGTCGGTTTGACCGGGCGTTTTCTCTTTGAGGCCATGAGTCTCGTCAGGCTGCGAGCTAGCCGGCTATCGCTTGGAATTGACGCGGTAATGGAAGATCTCGGGGTGTGTGCGAGTGTGCGTCACCTCAAACAAGATGCCATCCGAGGTGTACGACTGACTCTCCATGACGGCAACGCAGTTGTATTTGCCGAGGTCAAGATAGCTGCAGTCCTCATCGTTGGCGAGCTCGACACTCACCGTACGACGGCTCGCCATCACTTTGACACCGCGCTTGTGCTCCAGATAGCCGTAAATAGAATCTGCCGCGATCTCGGGAGTCAGGCCCTTGGCGATCGACGCCAAAAAATAGCCATGGTCCACTTGGCGCGCGTTGCCGTTGAGGCTTCGGACACGCACTACGCGAATCAACTCCTCGCCCACCTTAAAGCCCAGGTGACGAGAGAGTTGCTCGGTGCAAACCAGATGTTCGAAAGACTTAACGTCCGTCGATGCAACGGCATTGTTGCGCTTTGCAAACTCGCCAAACGACTCAACCTCTTCGAGTGCGCCCAACATGTCGGTTTCGCCCTTAAGCCAAATAACGCGCACGCCCTTGCCGTGTATGGGCTGCACAAACATCCCGTCGGCCAGCATGCTCAAAGCGCGGCGGACGGTATTGCGCGTGCAGCCAAATTCCGCGGTCAGCTCGGCTTCGGTTGGCAGCATCTCCTGAAACGCATAGGTCCCATTAATGATGCGCGAGCGTATTTCTCGGTAGATTCCTTCGTATATCGCTTTTGGCATTGTTTCACCTCTACATTATTCATTTCCGGCTAGGCACGATAGCATTTCTTAAAGTTGTTTAAACCGAATATCGGTGAAGCGACAGGATTTAGCCGTTGACGGTTTCTGTCATGCCCAAATCGGTTTCGCTCAAAACTGCCGGTACGACAATCGTCTGGTCCTCTACAATGAATCCATTGTTTAAACGTTTCCCCACGCGCAACGCGCCTCGATATTCGGAAGGCAGAACATGCTGCAAAAAATCCAACGCTTTGGCGGGGCAATGTTCGCGCCCGCCATGCTGTTTTCTATATCAGGCCTCATGGTCGGCGTCTCCGCTCTCGCAACGACTGCGGACATCGTCGGCGATCTCGCCGTATACGGAACCCCTTGGTACGTTTTCTGGGCTATCATCCAGCGCGGCTCGTGGACGGTCTTTAAACGCCTCCCGCTCCTTTTTGCCGTAGCGCTGCCCATCGGTCTTGCCCAAAAACAACCGGCTCGTTGCTGCCTCGAGGCTCTCGTCGCCTATTTTGCCTACTGCTTCTTTTTGAGCGAGATCATTAAGCTGAGCGGAGACAACCTTGGACTTGAGTACCCGTCATCTTTGACCTCCGCCAGCGGTATCACCGTCATCGACGGCATCAAGACGCTCGACACCGGCATTATCGGCCCGCTGGCGGTATCGGCAACCGTCGTTGCCATCCATGACCGCTTCTACGATGCCAAGGTTCCCGATTGGCTCGGCACCTTCTCGGGCTCCTCGCTGGTCTACCTCATCAGCTTTTTTGCCGTGTTTGCCCTTGCTGCTATCTCGGCCGCCATCGTGCCCTACGTATACGATGTAACCGATACGCTGCGTCACGCGCTTGCAGGCGTCGGTCCCTTTGGCGTGGGCATCTTTGTCTTTTTAGAACGAGCACTCGAGCCCTTTGGCCTGCACCACCTGCTCTACATGCCGATCTACTACGACAACCTGGTCATTAACGACGGCATCTACGCCACGTGGAGCAGTTTGCTCCCCATCCTCTCCCATAGCACGCGCCCCCTTAATGAGCTTGCGCCGTGGGCCGGTTTTACCGCCACCGGCTGGGTCAAGCTCTTTGGCCTTCCTGCCATCGCAGCTGCGTTCTACTCCACCGCAAAACCCGAGCGCCGCGCCGGCCTCAGGGTCATCCTTGTTCCCGCCATCATCGCCTCGGTGGTTTGCGGCGTTACCGAGCCACTCGAGTTTCTCTTTATGTTCACCCACCCCGGGCTCTTTTTGCTCTACGCCGTCTTATCGTCTTGCCTTGCCACAGCCATGAATCTCTTTGGCATCGTCGGCATCTTCTCGGGCGGCCTCATGGAGATGGCAGCCTTCAACTTTATTCCGCTCATGCGCACGCATGCCGGTGCCTATCTTTTGGCGCTCGGTATCGGCCTTGCCTTTAGCCTCATCTTTTTTGTTAGTTTTCGAGCACTCATCTTGGTCTATGACCTTAAGACTCCGGGCCGCGAGGATCATGTCGTCAATCGCGCGGCAATCGATTGTTTAACGGGAAGCGACTTTGCCAAAGAGCAATCTCCCAATGACGAGGTCAATAGTCGATCCGATCAAGATCACGTCCTCGCTGAGCGGGTAATTCAGCTTTTAGGTGGCGTTGGCAATATCGTGGGCGCAACCAACTGCGCCACGCGCCTGCGCGTCGAGGTCGCAGACCCTTCCATCGTTGCAGATAACGCGTCGTTTGTCGCGGTGGGCGCCAAGGGCCTCATCATTACGGGCAAGACCGCCCAGGTGGTCATCGGCATCTCCGTTCCCCGCGTTAAAGAGCATTTTGACCAGATCATGGGCCTCGAGCCGGAATTTGTGCCCACCACCTCGGCCTCCCCTGCCGCCAGCGCAGCCCATAAGCGCGGCGATATTTGCTTCTTCGATATCGACGGAACGCTCGCCTGGCAAGACCCCAGGCTCGCCCAAGACCTTCCCGAAGACGAGCGGGACCTCTCCCCCTATCCCAACGAGGCGGTTTCGCAGGCAATCCGCGAGTTTGTCGCCAACGGCAACATGGCCTTTATCTGCACGGGACGTACCCTCAGCTGCATCCACCCCAAACTTCTTGAGCTGCCTTGGACCGGCATCGTCTGTCTTGCGGGCGGTTACGCCGAGATCAACGGACACGCAATTCGCGATCTGTCGATGACGCCCAGCATGCTGCAGCGTCTTGCCCCCTACCTTGAGCAATCGGGCGAGGTCATCCGCTTTGAGGGCCTCAACGGCGTCGTGCGCATGAGTGCCGATGCGCCCGATGCTCCCGGATACGCGCGCACCCTGGGCGACGCAGTCACGCAGCTGCAACATTACAGTGTCTACAAGATCTTGATGTCTACATCGCTCGCCAACCACATCGCTCAAGATAAGGCACTTGAGCCGCTGCTGTGCTTTAACGAGCTCGAACTCGAGGTAACCGAAATCTCGCCCCGCGAATGCACGAAGCGCGGGGGCATCCAGTCTGTACTCGACGCCCTCGATCCCCACCACGGAACCGTATACGGCATCGGCGACGCCAGCAATGACGTCTCGCTGATGAACGCCGTCGATGTCGGTATCGCCATGGGCAATGCACCGGACTATCTCAAGGATAAGGCCGATTACGTGACCGACACCGTCGATCACGACGGTGTCGTTGCGGCGCTCGAGCATTTTAGGCTGATTTAGGCGCGCTCCATCAAACGCACGCCCGTTGTCCTAAATCGCCAAAACTGCCGCGCCAAACGCCCTAATGTGGCAATATGTTGTCTGCATATTGCATCAACGCAACCTCAGAAAGAATGCGAGAACCCGTGTCCAGTCCGTTTACCAGCTTTTTAGCCCAGCACTTTGACCAGATTAACGCCTATCTGGCCACGTTCTTTGACGGACAGGCGACCTCTGCCGATATCGAGCGCTACCTGTATGCGCCGCTCTCGGCTTTTACGGCCAACGCCGGCAAGCGCCACCGCCCGCTTATCTGCATGCTCGCCGCAACCGCAGTGGGCGGTAGCTTTGAGAGCGCCCGCAGCGCCGCGGCAGCCATCGAGCATTTCCAGTCGGGCGCGCTGATCCACGACGACATCGCCGACAACGGACAGCTTCGTCGAGGCAAGCCCTGCATGCACCTTACCGAGGGCACGGGCCTTGCCATCAATTGTGGCGACCTGGCGCTCACCATGGTCACCAAGACGGTTCTCGACGACCCCACGCTGGAGTCCGACGTGAAGCTGCGCGTGCTCCACGAGCTTACCGAGATGATCGTCCGCACCATTGAGGGTCAAGCACTCGACCTGGGTTGGGTCCGTGACGGGCGCTTTGATATCTCGGTTGATGACTACCTGGACATGGCGACGCACAAGACCGCGTTTTACAGCGGAGCCACGCCGCTTGCCGCCGGAGCCATTATCGGCGGCGGCAGCGATGAGCAAATCGAAGCGCTGCGCGCCTTTGGCCTACACACAGGCCTCGCCTTTCAGATTCAGGACGACCTGCTCAACTTGATCGGCACCAAAGAGGCCGCCAACAAGGACTTCCGCACCGACATCACCGAGGGCAAGCGCACGCTTGTCGCCGTACACGCCCTCTCTGATGAGCGCCACCACGACGAGGTCGAGGCGATTCTTTCCTCGGGCACCGATGATCCCGCGCAGCTCGCACGCGCTGTGGAGATCTTCCAGGAGACCGGCTCCATCGATTACGCCCACACTTACGCGCTCGACCTGACCGCTAAGGCCAAAGCGGCCATCGAGAACGTTGAGCTTGATCCGCACGCACGCGAGCTGTTCCTCTCCATGGCAGATTTCTTTGTGGAGCGCCTTAACTAACGGGGGTTATAAAATCTGTCAGCAGCGTATTTAGGCACAACTTGCTACACTGTTGAGTGCATGTTTATGCATCCCTTTGCGTTGTCTATCCGACAGACGCTCAAATAGTACGAATGGTACGCCGAAAGGGGTTCGTTCATGGAACCTATTACAACGGGCATGCAAGGAGCAGCCGTCGAGGACGTGCAGTCTCGTCTCCTGCAGCTCGGCTACACGATTGATGCCGCCGAAGTCACCGACAAGTACTTTGGAGCCACCACTGAGCAGGCCGTCAGCACCTTCAGGCTCGACAGCGGCCTTGCTGCCGGTCATGCCGTCGATATCCCCTGTTGGAGCGCCCTTGTAGACGCTTCGTATAAGCTGGGCGACCGCACCCTCTATCTGCGCATGCCCAATTTCCATGGCGCCGATGTGCAGGCCCTGCAGCGCGCTCTCAACGTTTTGGGCTTTGCCTGTGGCGAAGACGACGGCTACTTTGGTCCGCATACCGAGGCCGCCCTGCAGCAGTTCCAGGAAAATGTCGGCCTGTTTGCCGACGGCATGGCCTTCCAGGACACCTACGCCTACATCAACCGCCTGCACCATGTGTGGGAGGGCAAGCCCTCGGTCACCGAAGCCGAGTCCCGCATCGGTTTTGCTCGCGCCGCCAACGTGCTCGAGCGCTTCCAGATTGCCGTTATCGGCGAGGACCCCATCGCACGCAGCGTTGCGTCGCGCATGTGGAATATCGCCACGGCAACGACCGACAACAGCGGCATGATGCTCTGTGACTCCGAGGTCCCAACCGACGTTGACCTGGTGCTCGAAATCACAAGCGACGAGCTGCCCGCCGACGCCGCACCGCGCGCCACGATTGCCCTCGCCGAGTGCCACAACCTGGCCCAGCGCATCCGCACCGCCAATGTCGCCGCGCAGCAGAAGCCGGCTCGCATTCGCATTGAGCTCACGGGCATGACGCGCTACAACGGCACTTTCACGGCCAGCGACGCGCAGACACTCGCCGTACGCCTGCTCGATGGCGTTTGCGATGCCCTCGCAGATTAGGTAAACTAAACGAGTTGCTTTTGGGCAACACCACACATTGGGACGTAGTTCAACGGTAGAACTCCGGTTTTTGGTGCCGGCTGTTGGGGGTTCGAATCCCTCCGTCCCAGCCCTTAAGAACACAGCGCTCCAGGCCCTTATGAACCTGGAGCGCTTTCTTGTGGGCAAGCGGAGGAATTCGAACCCGCAAGGGTGCGGAGCTGAGGAAACGCGAAGCGTTTTCCAGCGCAGCACGCAAGGAGCGAAGCGACGCAGCGGGGCGCGGCCGCCGAAAAGGCGGACGCGGAATCCCTCCGTCCCACAGCCGGCACTTGGGGACGTTCCTAAAGTGCCGGCACTAAAGGAACGTCTCCAAGTGCCGGCTTCCCAAAAATCTACCTTTAAAAGACAGGCGCCCCAGGCCCATAAGGACCAAGAGCGCCTTTCATCTAGAAAATATCAGCCCAGTTCCGAAAAGCGAGCCGCATGCGACAACCAAGTAGCCGCAGGCCCCGGGAGAGTGGGGACACCGGCTTAGGTTTATCGCGAGTTCCGCACGAACAGGAGGCCACTTAATGTGGCCTCCGTCGTGAGCAGGACTGTAGAGCAGGAAACCTAAGCCGGTGTCCCCACTCTCCCGGGGCCGAACGCCCTAGTTGTTGAGCATGCGGTCGAAGCTTCCCGAGTCGCCATCCCGATAGTCTGCGGTCATCAGAATCTCCTGCGGAATGCGCCCGCCCTCGCGCAGCACGTTGCGGAACTGCACGCGCGTAACCATGGGCAGATCCTTGATCGTCGCTGCCAGGTTCTGCGGCACACCCTGGTTGGCAGCCGCGGGCTCGCACTCTCCGCCGGCCTTCACGCGACGCTTATGCTCGGCGAGCATGGCGCGGTACATGCCGGCATGCAGGCGAATCTCAACCACATTGGCATTGCGAGCCTGCTCGACGATGCGCGCGCCCTCGCGATCGATATCGCCCACGTAGTAGACGTAGTTAAAGCGATAGCCAATCTCGGCCAGATAATCATCCAGTGCGTGCGAGACGCTCGCTTTGCAGCCGCCGCCAAAAATCACGCCGCCCACCTTGATGCCAAAGAGCTTGGCGTGCTTGCGGCCACGCAGCAGCTTGACGATCTCGTCGTAGGTGTCCAGGTTCTCGACCATAATGAACGGCGTGTCGGCTCCCAGCGTAAAGAAGCCCGTAAAGTGCACGGGGCGATTGGGGGCGACCTTGATCGCCTGCATGCTGATGCCCTTTTCGGTCATACGCCTGATCAGGCGCTCACCGTGCTTGCCGTCAAAAGCCTTCTCGTCGTTAAAGATCTGGTAGGCACGCTGGCGGCGCGAGGCAACCGGCGTATCGGCACCTCGGTTCTGCTCGATCCAAGCCTGGATGATTGCGATTTCCTCGGCAATCTTGCGGTTGGACATCTCGTTGTGCTGAGTGCGCTGCGGAGCCTTTTTGCCGTCCTTGCCCTCGACCTTTACGATCTGTGTCTGCTGCTCCTTGATCTTGGAGAGCGCCATAGGCGTGGGGACAACCTTGAGCAGCTGCCTGCCTAAAACGCGGGCAAGGGCAAACGCCGAGACCTCGCCGTGGGCGGCCGACTCGGGCTGCTGGGCAGCAGTATCTACTGCGGCAGACTCCGGCTTCTTCTGAGACTTGCGCTTAGAATCGCCTTGGGAATTGCGCTCGCGCTTCGGCATAGACGCCTGCTTCTGCGGACGATCGGACTTGCTCTCCTTCGCTGACTGGCGCTTAGGCTGCCCCGAAGAAACCTCGGCCTTCGCATCCTCGTTCTGCGGCGTGGTCTTCTCGGTTGCAGTCTCGGCATGGGAACTGCGGCCCCCACGATGGCGACGGCGGCGAGGCTTGCTCGACGCGCCCTGCTCCGCCTGCTCATCAGTAGGCTGCTGGCCCTTGGCCTCGGCATCAACCTCAAGCTGCGGCTCAACAGGCTTCTGCTCGCGAGCCGCCGGCTCAACGGTCTTCTCGTCCTGGGTGGTCGAAACCGACTCGCCCTTCTCCTGACGCTTTACGGGATATGCACGTCCCGCAAAACCGCGACCAGGACGACACGAACCCGGAGCCTTCTTGGCAGACTCCTCAACATCGTCTGCAACCTCAGAAGACTCTTCAACCTCACGCGCGGCATCCTGCTGTGCAGTCTTAAAGTGAGCACCGCGACGACGCTTGGGCTCTTGGGCCTCCACGGGCTTTTGCTCCCTCGCGGGCTTCTGCGACTCGGCAGCAACCTCGGTCTCAACAGCCTCAGCATCCGTCTCACCCTTTTGAGCAACGGCGCGACGGAAGCGCTCCTGCTGGGCGCGGCGCTGCGCATCGCGCTTGCCACTCCCGCCAAAACCGCCGCGGCCGGCCTTGGCCGTAAAGGCGCGAACGACGCTCTCGTCAAGCAGCTCGTCGGTATCGACATGCTCGCGCGGAGCCGTTTCCACCGAAGCGGGCGCCTCGACAACGTCCTCGACGGCCTCTTCGGCAACCTCGACGGGCCGCTCCTGGGCATCGTTAATCTCGGCATTGATGGTATAGAACGCCGGGCGCCCGTTAATGCCGCTACCCTCGATCTTGGTCACGATCTTTGCCGCGATAAGCTCATCGCGCATCGCCTTGGTGTCGCACTCCTTATCGACGGAGCGGAAAATCTGCGCCAGCGCACTCGACTTAATCTTGAGCGCCTTGCGGCAAAGCAGGTCGTAGGCAACCAGCTTGGCACGCTCAGCAGAAAGCGACGTCTGGCTGCTCAGGCGCTCAGCCAGAGCATCGACATTTTGTTGGTTATCGGAATATACCGTCTTGGCCACGGGGCCCCTTTCATATGCACACATATACGTGTATATGGTACAACGCGCGCCCTTATCCACGCAAAACATCTGCGAGAACACTCGAGCGTCACCCGCTTTTGCATGAAAAAAGACCGAGCCCGCGAAGTCGCGGACCCGGTCTTTCCGAGTCAAATGGATGGGAGATTCAACCCGTCCGACCGACTAGGCCTTGGCGGCCTCGGCGTCAGCGGGAGCCTCGGCGGCAGCGGCGCGACCGTACTCGGCCTTGCCCATCTCGGACCACTCAGGCTCCTCATCAGGCATGGAGCCAGCCTCCTTGCCGAAGAACTCCTTGAGGCAGTTGACGGCGACGATGAGGCCCAGGACCATCAGCAGGACGGCAAAGACGAGCTGCAGGCCCTTGGTAGCGGCGACGGAGACGGCGGCCGTGGTGGCGGTAGCCGGGATGGTGCCGAAGAAGCCGTAAGCCTGGACGGCGGCCATGCAGCCCATGGCGCTCTGGACCAGCGAGGTGAAGGTGCAGCAGAGCAGGAAGGCGACGGGCACGTAGAGCATCCAACCCTTGCGGCCGGTGCACTTGCAGAACACGGCGAGGGTGATCATGGTCATGCCGCCGAGCAGCTGGTTGGAAGCACCAAAGAGCGGCCAGATGTTGGCATAGCCACCAAAAGCGAGGGCGAGACCGGGAAGCAGGGTGACGACCGTGGCGAACCAGGGGTTGCCGAGGAC is a genomic window of Collinsella aerofaciens containing:
- a CDS encoding GntR family transcriptional regulator, with amino-acid sequence MPKAIYEGIYREIRSRIINGTYAFQEMLPTEAELTAEFGCTRNTVRRALSMLADGMFVQPIHGKGVRVIWLKGETDMLGALEEVESFGEFAKRNNAVASTDVKSFEHLVCTEQLSRHLGFKVGEELIRVVRVRSLNGNARQVDHGYFLASIAKGLTPEIAADSIYGYLEHKRGVKVMASRRTVSVELANDEDCSYLDLGKYNCVAVMESQSYTSDGILFEVTHTRTHPEIFHYRVNSKR
- a CDS encoding PTS transporter subunit EIIC, whose amino-acid sequence is MLQKIQRFGGAMFAPAMLFSISGLMVGVSALATTADIVGDLAVYGTPWYVFWAIIQRGSWTVFKRLPLLFAVALPIGLAQKQPARCCLEALVAYFAYCFFLSEIIKLSGDNLGLEYPSSLTSASGITVIDGIKTLDTGIIGPLAVSATVVAIHDRFYDAKVPDWLGTFSGSSLVYLISFFAVFALAAISAAIVPYVYDVTDTLRHALAGVGPFGVGIFVFLERALEPFGLHHLLYMPIYYDNLVINDGIYATWSSLLPILSHSTRPLNELAPWAGFTATGWVKLFGLPAIAAAFYSTAKPERRAGLRVILVPAIIASVVCGVTEPLEFLFMFTHPGLFLLYAVLSSCLATAMNLFGIVGIFSGGLMEMAAFNFIPLMRTHAGAYLLALGIGLAFSLIFFVSFRALILVYDLKTPGREDHVVNRAAIDCLTGSDFAKEQSPNDEVNSRSDQDHVLAERVIQLLGGVGNIVGATNCATRLRVEVADPSIVADNASFVAVGAKGLIITGKTAQVVIGISVPRVKEHFDQIMGLEPEFVPTTSASPAASAAHKRGDICFFDIDGTLAWQDPRLAQDLPEDERDLSPYPNEAVSQAIREFVANGNMAFICTGRTLSCIHPKLLELPWTGIVCLAGGYAEINGHAIRDLSMTPSMLQRLAPYLEQSGEVIRFEGLNGVVRMSADAPDAPGYARTLGDAVTQLQHYSVYKILMSTSLANHIAQDKALEPLLCFNELELEVTEISPRECTKRGGIQSVLDALDPHHGTVYGIGDASNDVSLMNAVDVGIAMGNAPDYLKDKADYVTDTVDHDGVVAALEHFRLI
- a CDS encoding polyprenyl synthetase family protein yields the protein MSSPFTSFLAQHFDQINAYLATFFDGQATSADIERYLYAPLSAFTANAGKRHRPLICMLAATAVGGSFESARSAAAAIEHFQSGALIHDDIADNGQLRRGKPCMHLTEGTGLAINCGDLALTMVTKTVLDDPTLESDVKLRVLHELTEMIVRTIEGQALDLGWVRDGRFDISVDDYLDMATHKTAFYSGATPLAAGAIIGGGSDEQIEALRAFGLHTGLAFQIQDDLLNLIGTKEAANKDFRTDITEGKRTLVAVHALSDERHHDEVEAILSSGTDDPAQLARAVEIFQETGSIDYAHTYALDLTAKAKAAIENVELDPHARELFLSMADFFVERLN
- a CDS encoding peptidoglycan-binding domain-containing protein, whose product is MEPITTGMQGAAVEDVQSRLLQLGYTIDAAEVTDKYFGATTEQAVSTFRLDSGLAAGHAVDIPCWSALVDASYKLGDRTLYLRMPNFHGADVQALQRALNVLGFACGEDDGYFGPHTEAALQQFQENVGLFADGMAFQDTYAYINRLHHVWEGKPSVTEAESRIGFARAANVLERFQIAVIGEDPIARSVASRMWNIATATTDNSGMMLCDSEVPTDVDLVLEITSDELPADAAPRATIALAECHNLAQRIRTANVAAQQKPARIRIELTGMTRYNGTFTASDAQTLAVRLLDGVCDALAD